One genomic window of Camelina sativa cultivar DH55 chromosome 5, Cs, whole genome shotgun sequence includes the following:
- the LOC104788034 gene encoding uncharacterized protein LOC104788034 translates to MGASISAPVPTIKQKWRDHPPSSYSLKIHNFSQLENSTASFDHKYESRFFSSGDPKGNVKDNGSGFISMYVEIDSTSLVSTPPTEVFAKLRFFIYNKKINKYFTIHDVEVKRFNALKLVWGLLKGGQCEFGVDVIVPPPLTNWEIVSFDEKLLSYPKFSWTVKNFSELKEENYTSNSFSMGATKWVLKMFPKGDSRADGKYLSIFLHLADTETLKPDEKIFTQAHVRILNPLGSNHVAGQLIYWHEKSNFGWGWYKFLSLANLRKTYLDKEDALKVEVEFEVVSATKYSPII, encoded by the exons ATGGGTGCATCAATCTCAGCACCAGTTCCTACAATCAAGCAGAAATGGAGAGACCATCCTCCTTCTTCTTATTCCCTCAAGATTCACAACTTCTCACAACTTGAAAATTCGACTGCCTCCTTTGATCATAAATATGAATCTCGTTTCTTTTCCTCTGGTG ACCCAAAAGGGAACGTAAAGGACAATGGGAGTGGATTTATTTCGATGTACGTGGAAATCGACAGCACAAGCTTGGTATCCACCCCACCAACTGAGGTGTTTGCGAAACTCCGTTTCTTTATCtacaataagaaaataaacaagtacTTCACTATTCACG aTGTTGAGGTAAAGCGGTTCAATGCTCTTAAACTGGTGTGGGGGTTGCTAAAA GGAGGTCAATGTGAGTTTGGTGTTGATGTCATTGTTCCCCCACCCCTTACCAATTGGGAGATCGTCTCTTTTGATGAGAAACTACTCTCTTACCCTAAGTTCTCGTGGACTGTTAAGAATTTTTCTGAGTTGAAAGAGGAGAATTACACATCAAACAGTTTTTCAATGGGAGCAACGAAATG GGTTCTAAAGATGTTTCCGAAGGGCGACTCCAGAGCAGATGGCAAATATTTATCCATTTTTCTGCATTTAGCTGATACTGAAACACTCAAACCAGATGAGAAGATTTTTACGCAAGCACATGTCAGAATTCTAAACCCGCTTGGATCCAATCACGTGGCAGGCCAAT tGATTTACTGGCATGAGAAATCAAACTTTGGTTGGGGTTGGTATAAATTTTTGTCTTTAGCTAATCTTCGGAAGACTTACTTGGACAAAGAAGACGCTTTGAAAGTTGAAGTCGAGTTTGAAGTTGTTTCTGCAACCAAATACTCTCCCATCAtctaa